Proteins encoded in a region of the Nicotiana tomentosiformis chromosome 9, ASM39032v3, whole genome shotgun sequence genome:
- the LOC104086967 gene encoding putative methylesterase 11, chloroplastic, which yields MGLCFSRKSAVKKRPSKRLTNQSTAVGGGGTGNNRWSRFRTSKKDDSFAQDRALAAAILLQQQLQNGGRVLFDRSTSMRYSNCKSKKNQALPRSSSSRSRSLTDPLLQPHQLVNKELTIDDLETNHFVLVHGGGFGAWCWYKTIALLEEAGFKVTAVDLTGSGIHSFDTNSITSLSQYAKPLTDFLEKLADGETVILVGHDFGGACISFSMELYPSKVSKAIFVAATMLISGQSALDIFSDKTISNDLMRQSQVFIYASGNDKPPTAIDLDKSVLRDLLFNHSPAKDVALASVSMRPIPFSPVLEKLPLSNIKYGSIRRFYVETTEDNAIPIALQQSMINQNPPERVFHLKGADHSPFFSKPQALHKILVEISRIPST from the exons ATGGGGTTATGTTTCTCCAGGAAGTCCGCCGTGAAGAAGCGGCCGTCGAAGCGTTTAACGAATCAATCCACGGCCGTAGGAGGCGGCGGAACCGGAAATAACCGGTGGTCTAGGTTTCGGACGTCGAAGAAGGACGATTCGTTCGCTCAGGACCGAGCGTTGGCGGCCGCGATTTTGTTACAGCAACAGTTGCAAAATGGCGGCCGTGTACTGTTTGATCGTTCGACGTCGATGCGGTATTCGAACTGTAAGTCTAAGAAGAATCAAGCATTGCCACGTAGCTCGAGTTCTAGGTCTCGCTCTCTTACTGATCCTCTGCTTCAGCCTCACCAGCTTGTTAACAAG GAATTAACCATTGATGATTTAGAGACAAACCATTTTGTCCTTGTCCATGGTGGTGGATTTGGAGCCTGGTGTTGGTATAAAACCATTGCACTTTTAGAGGAGGCTGGATTTAAGGTGACTGCAGTGGATTTAACTGGTTCAGGCATTCATTCTTTTGACACAAATAGCATCACCAGCCTATCGCAATATGCAAAGCCACTCACTGATTTTCTTGAAAAGCTTGCCGATGGAGAGACG GTGATTTTGGTGGGACATGATTTTGGTGGTGCATGCATATCATTCTCAATGGAGCTCTATCCCTCTAAAGTTTCAAAAGCGATATTTGTTGCTGCCACAATGCTCATTAGTGGACAAAGTGCCCTTGATATTTTCTCAGATAAG ACGATATCAAATGATCTTATGAGACAGTCTCAAGTATTTATCTATGCCAGTGGGAATGATAAACCACCAACTGCTATTGATCTGGACAAATCAGTCCTGAGGGACTTACTATTCAACCATAGTCCCGCTAAG GATGTTGCTTTGGCTTCTGTCTCAATGAGGCCAATTCCATTTTCCCCAGTTCTTGAGAAGCTTCCCCTGTCAAACATCAAGTATGGTTCCATTAGACGGTTTTACGTAGAAACAACAGAAGATAATGCTATACCAATAGCTTTACAACAGAGCATGATTAACCAAAATCCTCCAGAACGAGTTTTTCATCTCAAGGGTGCTGATCACTCACCTTTCTTCTCCAAGCCTCAAGCCCTACACAAGATATTGgtagaaatttcaaggattcCATCAACCTGA
- the LOC104086955 gene encoding protein COBRA-like isoform X2, translating to MIMSLFYDAYDALDPNGNITINWDVISWTPDGYVAVVTMYNFQQYRHIQPPGWTLRWTWAKDEVIWNMIGSRTTEQGNCSKFKGDIPHCCKKNPTVVDLLPETPHNQQIANCCKGGVVNSWGQDPSTAVTSFQLSVGSAGTNNKTVRVPKNFTLQAPGLGYTCGPAKIVKPTKFITPDRRRVTQAMMTWNVTCTYSQFLAEKNPKCCVSLSSFYNDTIVPCPTCACGCQNNGTKPGTCVNSETPHLSSIVSDHGKKNFTPLVQCTDHMCPVGIHWHVKLNYKDYWRVKIIITNFNYHMNYTQWNLVVQHPNLDNITQLFSINYKSLTPNGVINDTAMLWGVKSDNDLLMQPGPLGNVQFELLLRKDTLNFTFDKGWAFPNRVYFNGDNCVMPPPNAYPHLSNDVSVMPPPDADPQFPNAVSQWKISLLKLAVTLMSSVALFFAYI from the exons ATGATTATGTCTCTTTTTTATG ATGCGTATGATGCACTTGATCCGAACGGGAACATCACAATAAATTGGGATGTCATCAGCTGGACACCAGATGGATATGTT GCTGTGGTGACTATGTACAACTTCCAGCAATATAGGCATATCCAACCACCAGGCTGGACTTTGAGATGGACATGGGCTAAGGATGAGGTGATATGGAACATGATCGGAAGTCGGACTACAGAGCAAGGTAATTGCTCAAAATTCAAAGGAGATATTCCTCATTGCTGCAAGAAAAATCCAACAGTTGTTGATTTGCTACCGGAAACTCCTCATAACCAGCAGATTGCAAATTGCTGCAAGGGAGGAGTAGTCAACTCATGGGGGCAAGATCCTTCAACTGCTGTTACTTCATTCCAACTCAGTGTTGGTTCTGCCGGAACAAACAACAAAACAGTTAGAGTACCTAAGAACTTCACGTTACAAGCGCCAGGGCTTGGTTATACTTGTGGACCTGCTAAAATTGTTAAACCGACTAAATTTATTACTCCAGATAGAAGAAGAGTGACACAGGCTATGA TGACTTGGAATGTCACATGCACATACTCACAGTTCCTGGCTGAGAAAAATCCTAAATGTTGTGTCTCCCTATCGTCGTTCTACAATGACACAATTGTACCTTGCCCTACATGTGCTTGTGGATGCCAGAATAATGGCACTAAGCCGGGAACTTGTGTGAA TTCAGAAACGCCGCACCTATCTTCAATTGTTTCGGACCATGGAAAGAAAAACTTTACTCCTTTGGTCCAGTGCACAGACCATATGTGCCCAGTTGGAATTCATTGGCATGTGAAGCTCAACTACAAGGATTATTGGAGGGTTAAGATCATTATAACAAACTTCAATTACCATATGAATTATACACAATGGAACTTAGTTGTCCAACATCCGAACCTTGATAACATCACTCAGCTTTTCAGCATCAATTACAAGTCATTAACTCCTAATGGAGTGATAA ATGATACTGCTATGTTATGGGGTGTTAAATCCGACAATGATCTGCTCATGCAACCTGGTCCATTAGGAAATGTCCAGTTCGAACTTCTACTCCGAAAAGATACATTAAATTTCACTTTTGATAAGGGGTGGGCTTTTCCAAACAGAGTTTATTTCAATGGTGATAACTGTGTTATGCCACCTCCCAATGCATATCCACATTTGTCGAATGATGTTTCTGTCATGCCACCTCCTGATGCAGATCCACAGTTTCCAAATGCTGTTTCCCAGTGGAAGATCTCTTTGCTTAAATTAGCAGTGACACTTATGTCCTCTGTGGCACTCTTCTTTGCATATATATAG
- the LOC104086955 gene encoding protein COBRA-like isoform X1, translating into MKFFRSLSKFNATVLLIFLLSFLCFFSTDAYDALDPNGNITINWDVISWTPDGYVAVVTMYNFQQYRHIQPPGWTLRWTWAKDEVIWNMIGSRTTEQGNCSKFKGDIPHCCKKNPTVVDLLPETPHNQQIANCCKGGVVNSWGQDPSTAVTSFQLSVGSAGTNNKTVRVPKNFTLQAPGLGYTCGPAKIVKPTKFITPDRRRVTQAMMTWNVTCTYSQFLAEKNPKCCVSLSSFYNDTIVPCPTCACGCQNNGTKPGTCVNSETPHLSSIVSDHGKKNFTPLVQCTDHMCPVGIHWHVKLNYKDYWRVKIIITNFNYHMNYTQWNLVVQHPNLDNITQLFSINYKSLTPNGVINDTAMLWGVKSDNDLLMQPGPLGNVQFELLLRKDTLNFTFDKGWAFPNRVYFNGDNCVMPPPNAYPHLSNDVSVMPPPDADPQFPNAVSQWKISLLKLAVTLMSSVALFFAYI; encoded by the exons ATGAAGTTCTTCAGATCTCTTTCAAAATTCAATGCCACTGTACTATTGATTTTCTTGCTGTCATTTCTTTGCTTTTTCTCAACAG ATGCGTATGATGCACTTGATCCGAACGGGAACATCACAATAAATTGGGATGTCATCAGCTGGACACCAGATGGATATGTT GCTGTGGTGACTATGTACAACTTCCAGCAATATAGGCATATCCAACCACCAGGCTGGACTTTGAGATGGACATGGGCTAAGGATGAGGTGATATGGAACATGATCGGAAGTCGGACTACAGAGCAAGGTAATTGCTCAAAATTCAAAGGAGATATTCCTCATTGCTGCAAGAAAAATCCAACAGTTGTTGATTTGCTACCGGAAACTCCTCATAACCAGCAGATTGCAAATTGCTGCAAGGGAGGAGTAGTCAACTCATGGGGGCAAGATCCTTCAACTGCTGTTACTTCATTCCAACTCAGTGTTGGTTCTGCCGGAACAAACAACAAAACAGTTAGAGTACCTAAGAACTTCACGTTACAAGCGCCAGGGCTTGGTTATACTTGTGGACCTGCTAAAATTGTTAAACCGACTAAATTTATTACTCCAGATAGAAGAAGAGTGACACAGGCTATGA TGACTTGGAATGTCACATGCACATACTCACAGTTCCTGGCTGAGAAAAATCCTAAATGTTGTGTCTCCCTATCGTCGTTCTACAATGACACAATTGTACCTTGCCCTACATGTGCTTGTGGATGCCAGAATAATGGCACTAAGCCGGGAACTTGTGTGAA TTCAGAAACGCCGCACCTATCTTCAATTGTTTCGGACCATGGAAAGAAAAACTTTACTCCTTTGGTCCAGTGCACAGACCATATGTGCCCAGTTGGAATTCATTGGCATGTGAAGCTCAACTACAAGGATTATTGGAGGGTTAAGATCATTATAACAAACTTCAATTACCATATGAATTATACACAATGGAACTTAGTTGTCCAACATCCGAACCTTGATAACATCACTCAGCTTTTCAGCATCAATTACAAGTCATTAACTCCTAATGGAGTGATAA ATGATACTGCTATGTTATGGGGTGTTAAATCCGACAATGATCTGCTCATGCAACCTGGTCCATTAGGAAATGTCCAGTTCGAACTTCTACTCCGAAAAGATACATTAAATTTCACTTTTGATAAGGGGTGGGCTTTTCCAAACAGAGTTTATTTCAATGGTGATAACTGTGTTATGCCACCTCCCAATGCATATCCACATTTGTCGAATGATGTTTCTGTCATGCCACCTCCTGATGCAGATCCACAGTTTCCAAATGCTGTTTCCCAGTGGAAGATCTCTTTGCTTAAATTAGCAGTGACACTTATGTCCTCTGTGGCACTCTTCTTTGCATATATATAG